A region of the Bacillota bacterium genome:
AGAAGGGCCGGCGTATCAACCCGGCGATACTTACGCCCGAGCCTTCTGGGTTGGAGCCGTCAACACGCTGCGGGTGAGCGCCTTCGGGATCGTGGGCGCCACCCTCGTGGGGGCGGTGGTGGGCCTGGCGCGCCTCTCCAGCAACTGGCTGGTTCGGCGGCTCGCCACCGCGTACGTGGAAACCGTCCGCAACGTGCCGCTGTTGCTGCAGCTCCTGTTCTGGTACGGTGCGGTGTTCCTCAAGTTGCCGCCCGTGCGACAGGCCGTGACGTGGTTCGGCGCTATCCACATCACGCAGCGGGGCATCTACCTGCCGCGCCTCGTCTGGACCGGGGCGGGGCCGGCCGTTGAGCTGCCCGTGCTGCAGGGGTTCAACTTCCGGGGCGGCACGCACCTGTCGCCGGAATTGTCGGCACTGCTTATCGGCCTCGTCGTCTACACCGGCGCCTTCGTCGCCGAGGTGGTGCGCGGCGCCGTCCAGTCGGTTCCACACGGTCAGTGGGAGGCGGCTCGGGCGCTGGGGCTGAGCCAGGGGCAGGCACTGCGCTTCGTCATCGTCCCGCAGGCGCTGCGGGTCATCGTGCCGCCCCTCACGAGCCAGTACCTGAACCTCGCCAAGAACTCGAGCCTCGCCATCGCCATCGGCTTCCCGGACCTGTTCAACGTGGGCCACACCATCCTCAACCAGACGGGCCAGTCCATCCCCGTCTTCCTCATGATCATGGCGAGCTACCTGGCCATGAGCCTGGCCACGTCGGCCCTGATGAACCTTTACAACCGCCGGGTGCGGCTGGTGGAGCGATGACGGGCCGGGCGCCGGAGTGGCGAACGCTCTACTCTCCCTGGTACAACGCCCTGCTCACCCTGGCGGCAGGGGCCATCGTGGTGGCCGGGGGGCGGGCGGCGCTCGCGTGGGCCGTGCGGTGGGCGCAGTGGGACGTGCTGGGGGCCAACTTGCGGCTTTTTCTGGTGGGTACCTACCCGCTCGAACAGGCCTGGCGGGTGCGGGCGAGCCTGCTGGTCGTCGGGGTGCTGGCCGTGTTGACCGCGGGCGTACGCCTGCTCGGCCGGCGAGCGGGCCGGTGGGTCTGGGTCGGGCGGGCGCGCCTGGCGCTGGGCGTGGCCTGGGTTCTCTCGTTTCCGGGCATCGTGGCCATCCTCTCCGGAGTGCGCACGTCACTTTGGGGTGGGCTTCTCGTCACGGCGGTGCTGGCCGTGGGCGGGATCGCACTCTCCTTTCCGCTGGGAATCCTGCTCGCGCTGGGACGGAGAAGCCGGCTGCCGGCCATCCGGGTCGTTTCGACGCTGTACATCGAAGCGGTGCGGGGCGTCCCGCTGGTGACCATCCTGTTCATGGCCCAGATCCTGGTGCCCATCTTCCTGCCGGGTGTCCGTTTCGACAAGCTGCTGCGGGCGCTGATCGGCATCATGGCCTTCTCCGCCGCGTACGTGGCCGAAAACGTGCGGGGCGGCCTGCAGGGGGTGCCGGCCAGCCAGTACGAGGCGGCGTACGCGCTGGGGCTTTCGCATGCACAGGTTCTGGGGCTGGTCGTGCTGCCGCAGGCGCTGCGCGCTGTGGTGCCGGCTATCGTGGGGCAGTTCATCTCGCTGTTCAAGGACACGTCGCTGGTCGCCATCATGGGAATCCAGGACCTGCTCGGCATTGCCCGAAGCGTCATGGCAAACCCGCGGTGGCTCGGGCGGCAGGCTGAGGTGTACATCTTTGCGGGGGCCGTGTACTGGGTGTTCACGTACGCCATGTCGGCCGTGAGCCGGCG
Encoded here:
- a CDS encoding amino acid ABC transporter permease is translated as MTGRAPEWRTLYSPWYNALLTLAAGAIVVAGGRAALAWAVRWAQWDVLGANLRLFLVGTYPLEQAWRVRASLLVVGVLAVLTAGVRLLGRRAGRWVWVGRARLALGVAWVLSFPGIVAILSGVRTSLWGGLLVTAVLAVGGIALSFPLGILLALGRRSRLPAIRVVSTLYIEAVRGVPLVTILFMAQILVPIFLPGVRFDKLLRALIGIMAFSAAYVAENVRGGLQGVPASQYEAAYALGLSHAQVLGLVVLPQALRAVVPAIVGQFISLFKDTSLVAIMGIQDLLGIARSVMANPRWLGRQAEVYIFAGAVYWVFTYAMSAVSRR
- a CDS encoding ABC transporter permease subunit (The N-terminal region of this protein, as described by TIGR01726, is a three transmembrane segment that identifies a subfamily of ABC transporter permease subunits, which specificities that include histidine, arginine, glutamine, glutamate, L-cystine (sic), the opines (in Agrobacterium) octopine and nopaline, etc.), translating into MLAVFAGLTYANMRRGLQSLGLTLSFGFLGIEAGFDISEGPAYQPGDTYARAFWVGAVNTLRVSAFGIVGATLVGAVVGLARLSSNWLVRRLATAYVETVRNVPLLLQLLFWYGAVFLKLPPVRQAVTWFGAIHITQRGIYLPRLVWTGAGPAVELPVLQGFNFRGGTHLSPELSALLIGLVVYTGAFVAEVVRGAVQSVPHGQWEAARALGLSQGQALRFVIVPQALRVIVPPLTSQYLNLAKNSSLAIAIGFPDLFNVGHTILNQTGQSIPVFLMIMASYLAMSLATSALMNLYNRRVRLVER